The Natrinema caseinilyticum genomic sequence GCTGTCGCTCAGACCGGACGAGGGGACCGTCGAATTCGACGGCAGGGACGCCTGGTCCGTCGACGACGCCGAGCGCCTGTCGATGCGCCGGCGAATCGGGATGGTATTTCAGGACGCGAGCCTGTTCGACGCATCAGTCGAACGGAACGTCGAGTACGGGCTCCGAGTCCGACGATCCTGGTCCGCCCGGCTTCGCGACGAACTACGGTCTCTCGTTCGTTCGAACGGGACGGCCGACGCCGTTCGGGAGTCGCTCGAGGTCGTCGGATTGACGGACAAACTCGACCAGCGAACGTCCTCGCTGTCCGGCGGGGAAGCCCAGCGCGTGTCGTTTGCTCGAGCCCTGGCCTACGAACCGGACGTGCTCCTTCTCGACGAGCCCACGTCCGATCTCGACCCGCGGAACACGGCGGTCATCGAGGACGCGATCGCCGAGGCACGGACGCAGGGAATCGGGATCGTCGTCGCGACCCACGATATGCACCAGGCCGAGCGCGTTGCGGATCGGGTCGCGGTGTTACTCGACCACCGTCTCACCGAATTCGGCCCGACGGAGCGGATCTTCCAGAACCCGTCCGACGATCGCACTCGAAAGTTCATCTCGGGCGAGCTGGTCTACTGAAGTGGCGGGATCCATCGAGCGGTCGCCAGTCTCCCACCCCGACTTCGAAGCGGGGACGGGTTCCCGACCTCGACGACGCGTCCTCGGATCGAACAACTGTCGCTTCGTATCGGTCGAAAACAGTCGTTTTCGACCGTTTCGCGCCGGAAATAGTTCGCTACCGGATCGAAACGGCGAGCGGGACGCACGTGGTTCGCGGCCAAGTCGTCCTCGCACGACGGTGTGACGACTTTTTTGCCACCCCGACCGATAGTACCCGCTATGCGTGACGAAGACGAAATTCGAGAGCAGTACGAATTCCTCAAAGAGAACCTCGAAAGTGACGAAATGCGTCACGACGGCGTCGAACAGATGTTCACGTACTATAAACGAGCGCTGGGTTGGGTGCTCGAGGAAGAACACATCTGATCGGACCGGTAACGACCCTCCCGGACCGGTAGACCGGCGTGCAGGACTCGTACCGCCGCTGTGCTATCTCTTGTCGTTACCTTTAAGTCCTCGCAGCAGAATCTACCACGTGACGCTTCGCTTGGAGGGCCGAAGCGTCAGCGGGGACCAATTCAGGGCGGCAAGCAATCGCGTGGCATTTTCCGTCACGCGATTTGCTTTCCTGTTTCGACACTATTCATCCAACAGTAACGACTGGTTCAGACGGTATCGATTACAGTCACGGCCGTTCCACGGGCAGTCAATGTAATTGTACCGAAACAAAAACCACGCACTGTAAACATGAACCACTCATTATGTGAGAATCGGCGCTCAATCCGTCATCGATGTTATGGGTCCTTCGAACTCGAAATGAGTCGTCTCGATGGTAATACCCCTGTTTCGATCGAAACAACCCGATAGCCTTATTAAAATTCGACAGTAAGTACGCTTGGTACTTTCCCAATGTACGACCTGACAGGATTCCAGCGTGACTTGCTCTACGTCATCGCTGGCGAGGAGGAACCTCACGGACTGGCGATCAAAGAGGAACTCGAACAGTACTACGAAAAGGAGATCCATCACGGCCGTCTCTACCCCAACCTCGATACCCTCGTCGACAAGGGACTCGTCGAGAAAGGCCGTCGGGATCGACGAACGAACTTCTACACGCTCACCCGCCGTGGCCGCCGTGAACTCGAGGCGCGCCGGGAATGGGAGGCGCAGTACGTCGACCTGTAACGGAACGCGGCGACCAGATCCGTCCGGTTCCGCGACTATCGGTAGATACCTCGTCACTCCCTCACTGTCACGTTTCTCTCTCTGTTCGACTCCGAAATCACGCTCGTCTCTCCGCTCGGCGAAGAAACCCGACCAGTGGTCGCTTCGGTCCCGCCGGAGTCGACGCCACGGCAGTCGAACCGCCTCCCTCGAGTGACGACCGCTCTCGGCGAGTTGCTTATATGCGGTCGCGATGAACCTGTTGAAGTGAACGAGGTCGCGCTGCAGGTCTCCGACGCGCCGCTCGACGAGACGGTCGTCCGTATGGCTCTAGCCGGCGCGCTGGGTATGTTCCTCGGACTCGAGCGCGAGTGGTCACAGAAATCAGCCGGCATCCGCACGTTCTCGCTCATCAGCCTCCTCGCGTCCGTCTTTACCGTGTTGGTCACCGAATCGGAGACCGCGATCGGGGAGAGTCTGCTCGTGCTGGGCGGCGTCCTCGTAATCGTCCAGGGCGTGTTGCTCGCGGTGCAGGGACTGCTCAGCGAGGAGGGCGCCGGTCTCTCGCTGACGACGTCCGTTTCCATGCTCGTCGCGTACGGGGTCGGCATTCTGGTCACCGTCGGTTTCATCCTCGAGGGGGTAACCGTCGCCGTCCTCTCGTCGCTGTTGCTCGTCCTGAAACGCGAACTCCACGAGTTCGCGTGGGGGCTCACACACGAGGAGATGCGATCGACGTCGGAATTCGCCATCCTGGCGTTCGTCGTGTACCCGCTGTTGCCGGCCGAAACGACGGTCGAGTTCGCCGGACTGGCGATCCCGCTCGAGCCGAAGGTGATCTGGCTGATGGTCGTCGCCGTGGCGGGAATCGGCATCGCGAACTACGCGATCGTCACGACGTACGGCGGCCGCGGGATCGCGATCACCGGCTTCTTCGGCGGACTCGCCTCCTCGACGGCGGTCGTCGGGACGATGCTCGATCACGTCGATCAGCGGCCGGAGGCCGCGTCCTACGCCGTCGCCGCCATCCTGCTCGCGAACGCCGCGATGGCCGCCCGGAATCTCGCGATCGCGGTCGGCTTCACCGCCGGCAGTGGCTCCGACATCCTCGTCGAGGCGATCGTCCCGCTCGGCGCCGTCATCGTCATCGCGTTCGTCGTCGCCGCGCTCACGGCCGACTGGACCGAGTCCGGCCCGATGGAACTCGAGAGTCCGTTCTCGCTGAAAAACGCCCTCGCGTTCGGAGCGGTCTTCCTCGTCGTCCTCGTCTTCGGGTCGCTGGCCGAGACGTGGTTCGGGACGCTCGGCTTCTACGCGACGGCGGTCGCGAGCGGTTTCGTCTCGAGTGCAGGCGCGACGACGTCGGCCGTCGTCCTCTACAGAGGCGGTCAACTCGGTCCGGCCGAGGCGACGATCGCCATCCTCCTCGCGACGGTCTCGAGCATCGTTGTCAAGGCCCTGCTAGCGGCGACGTCGACGGACGACGGCTTCAGGAATCGGGTCGCGGCGTACAGCACGATCCTCCTGGTCGGGGGCGCGCTGGCATCGGTTCTCGTCGTCGTATAGCGGACAGTAACTTTATCCTAGGCGATGCAAGTCCCTGTATGGACCGTGCTACGGCAGTCCCTCGCGTGGACTCGCTTCCAGGCGATCGCGCAGTCGAGTGGGCCGATTACCACCATCGGCTCGCCGCCCCGAGTACGTACGTCTACGAGTTCGTCTGGGACGCGACCGGCGAGGCGGTCGGCCCGTTCTGTACCGACGTCGACGGGAACGTGTTACTGGATTTCACGAGCCACGTCGCCGCCGCACCGCTCGGATACAACAATCCTGCCCTCCTCGATCGTCTCCGTGCGTTCGATGCCGTCGATCCGCTCAAAATTGCGGGACAGGACTTCTACGTCAGCGGGGGTGGGCCGCCCGACGACCCCGAGTTTCCGGGGCCGACGCAACTGATGGATCGACTGGTCGCGATGACCGACCATTACGACATGGACCGGGTCTTCCTGTCGAATTCCGGCGCCGAAGCGATCGAGAACGCCATCAAAATCTGTTACGCGAGGGGCGGCCACCGCGCGTTCACCTTCGACGGCGCGTTCCACGGCCGAACGCTGGGTGCGCTCTCGCTCAATCGCTCCAAAACCGTCCACCGAAGCGGGTTCCCGGAGATTCCGGGCGTCGTCAGCGTCCCGTATCCCACGACCGACCGGGAATACGAAACCCGCTGGCGAACCGACGGCCCCGGTGGCAACGTCGTCGCCGACGCGCTCGACCCCGACCGCGGCGTGATCGACCCCGAGGAAGTCGCATACCTGATCCTCGAGCCGATCCAGGGCGAGGGCGGCTATCGCGTCGCCCACCCGGAGTTCGCGCGGGATCTCGAGGCGCTGCGCGAGCGCCACGACCTCGCCGTCATCGCCGACGAGATCCAGTCGGGCGTCGGCCGCACGGGCGAACTGTGGGCCGTCGACCACCTCGACCTCACGCCGGACGTCATCGCGAGCGGCAAGGGGCTCCGCGTGGGCGCGACGATATCGCGGGCCGACGTCTTCCCGACCGAACGAGGTCGGCTCTCCTCGACGTGGGGTGCCGGGGACCTGATCGCCGCCATGCAGGGCGTTCTCACGATCGACGTCATCCACGAGGAGAATCTCCTGGCGAACGTCCGCGATCGAGGCGAGCAGTTCCGATCCGGACTCGAGGACGCCGTCGCCGACGGCGATGCCCCCGGCGTGATCGACATCAGGGGTCGAGGTCTCATGCTCGGTCTCGAATTCGACACGAAACGTCGTCGAGACGCCGTGCTCGAGGCCGCGTTCCAGCGCGGTCTGTTGACCCTCGGCTGCGGGTACAAGACGCTTCGATTGCTACCGCCGCTCGACGTGACCGAGCGCGAGATCGATCTCGGGTTGGGCTTGTTACTCGAGACGATCGACGACGTCGCGGCCGAAACCGCGTAACGTCCCCGCCACGTCCGGCGCTCGCGGCCGTCGATCGGTCGTTCTCGGGTGGCATCGGGTACCACGACCGGAGAACCGAGAAGAGAACGCTGCGTCTGGACGTTACTCGCCGCGGAGTTCGTTCACGTGGTCGATCCGGCGCTGGACGAGGTCCGCTTTGCCGATGTCGTGGCGCACGTGCAGTCCCTCCTCGCCGGCGACGGCGAGCGCGTCCTCGGCGATCGCTTCGGCCTCGCCGATCGAGTCCGCGACGCCCACGAGCGCAAACGACCGCGAGGTCGTCGTATAGATGCCGTCGTCGCGCTGGTCGACGCTCGCGTAGTACAGGAGGGCGTCGCCGGCGCTCTCCTCGTCGACCTGCACTTTGGCACCTGCTTCGGGGTCAGTCGGGTACCCTGCCGGGACGGCGTATTTACAAACCGTCGCTCGCTCGGCGAACTCGAGTTCGGGCGGCGCGTCGCCGTCGCGGGCCGTGGTGAGGATCTCGAGAAAGTCGGTCTCGAGGACCGGCAGCGTGTTCATCGCCTCGGGGTCGCCGAAGCGAGCGTTGAACTCGATCACCTTCGGTCCCTCGGCCGTCAGCATGAACTGGCCGTAGAGGATGCCCCGATAGTCATCGAGGGCGTCGACGGTGGCCTCGATGATCGAGACGGCGTCGTCGTAGTCTTCCTCGGTCATGAACGGGAGTTCGTTCGTCGCGTCGGAGTAGCTCCCCATCCCGCCGGTGTTGGGGCCCTCGTCGCCCTCGTAGGCGCGCTTGTGGTCCTGAACCGCCGGGGCAGTCCTGAACTCGCCGTTGGCGACGAACGCCTGAACCGTAAACTCCTCGCCGATCAGCCGCTCCTCTAACACGATCCGGTCGTAGTCGGACTCCCGGATGTACGCTTTGCCCTCCTCGGCGGTTACCTGGTCGCCGACGACCTTGACGCCCTTGCCGCCGGTGAGACCCGCCGGCTTGATCGCCAGATCGCCGCCGTACTCGTCGATGAAGGTACAGGCTGCTTCCGCGTCGTCGAACGTTTCGAAATCCGGATTTCCCGGAACCTCGTGGTCCCGCATGAATCGCCGCTGGAAGGCCTTGTCCGTCTCGATGCGCGCGTCGTCTCGTTTCGGCCCGAAGGGGTACACACCCGCGGCTTCGAGCGCGTCAGAGATTCCCGCCTCGAGCGGCGCTTCGGGACCGACGACGGCGATCGTCGCATCGACCGACTCGGCATACTCGACGACGGCCTCCGGATCGGTCGTCTCGACGGTCTCGAAGTCGGCCGCGATACGGGCGATGCCGGGGTTCTTGTTGCCGGCACAGGCGTAGAGTTCTGCCTCGCTGTCCTCGAGTGCGCGGGCGATGGCGTGTTCGCGGCCGCCACCCCCGATAAGCAGGACGTGTTCTCGCATACTCGAAAGCGGAACGCACGAACCTGTAAACGTTGCTCTTCGCTCGGCTGAAAGTACGCACGTTCGTGCAGTGTGCGACTGTGTGGCGGCGAGCGGGCGCAGTCGACGACGCGGTTCGTTCCGCGTGGGCGCTCACTGACCGTCCGTCCTGAGTAACTCGTCGTCGAATGTGAGACTGTCCTCGTCGACGGCGTCGAACTCGACCGCCACGAGGTTCCCGGCCGGATCGAACAGTTCTGATTCGTCTCGCATCACGTACAACTGTCCCGTCTCGGTCCGGGCACCCTCCTGTGCGAACAGGAGGAATCGGCGGTTCGAGCCGAGGTACGTGGCGTGGACGGTGTTGTAATCGGTGAACAGTCCGCTCTGCTCGACGTCCTGCGGGATCCATCCTTGCGCTCCCGACGTAATCTCGAAGAGGGCCCTCGAGTAGAAGTCGTCCGGGCGAACGGCGGCCTCACCGCCGTTGTTCTCGACGATCTCGAAGTCCTCCTCCTCATCGTATTCGAAGGGCAGCCCTTCCTGCTGTATCGGCCGGTATTCGACCCGAACGAGGTTCTCAGCGGCTAGCTCTTCGTCCGTCGGCGACGATATCATATCGTCGAAGACGTACACCTCTCCCTGCTCGATCTGAGCGTTCGGCGGGACGAACAGGTAGAGCTCCTCGTTCGTGTTGAAGTACTCGATGATTCGAACGCCGTAGTTTCGCACCACCTCAGCGTCGACCGGTGCGTCCTCGAGTTGCGGCGAGGCGACCCGAAAGATCGCTCCCGAGGTGAACTCGTTGGTGGTGGTGATCGCCTCCTGAAATCGCCCTTCGTCCGCGTCGCTGCCGCCTTCGGTCGACGTTTCCTGTGCGGTCGCGCTCCCGGTCGCACCGAGTGTCAGCGCACCCGTGGTCGCGCCGACCGCGTTCAGAAACCGGCGCCGTGACTCGTGGCTGAATGGTTCGCTCATATGGAATCGGCACCCGTCTCCAGATACCGTTCGTTCGCAGATAGTACACCGGCTGGACTTTGCAACCGCCCCGAACGGGGCGGAGCGACGTACGGTCGCCACCCGTCCCGTCTACCCGTTCGAGTCGGACCGAATGCGGTTCCGGAAGAATCCGACGAGTTCGCCGACGGAGTCGGTTCCCCAGAGCGCGACGATCACCGCGCCGACCGCGTTGAACACGAAATCGGTGACGATGTCGTCGATCCCGTACACGGTGACGACCGTCCCGCCGAGCGCGAACTCGAGGACCTCCCAGAAGACGCCGGTCGCGAGGACGAAGACGACGACGAACGCGGATCGAAACGACGGCGGGACGTCGATTTCGTCGGAGTGGAGTTCGAAGGCCCGGAACGAGGCGTACCCCAGCCCCGCGACGACGGTGGCCGAAACGGTGTGAGCGATCTCGTCGTACCACTGATACCATTGATACAGGCCGAGCGAGCCGATCGTGTGGAGGACCACGGCGACGGTGATCCAGAGGACGAGTCCGGCGTCCATCGAGTATCCGTACTCTCGACGCAGCCACGCGGGCAAGAGCGTGATTCCGAGTGCGAGGCCCGTCGTGCCCGAAACTGCGAACTGGAACGTCACCACTCCGTACCCGAGAAGCGCGAGGAGCACGAGTTGGAGCCCTCGAACGATGGTGCGCTCCTGGAAATCCGACAGCCCCAGCGCCTCTCCGAGGGTCATGGTGGTCCCGCACCGTTCGTCGTTCGGCTGACGGCACCGGCCGGTTCGACCCGCGCGAAGTACCACTGAAAGAGCCCGCCCAGCACCAGTGCCACGGCGGTAACGATGACGAAATCCCACTGGAGTTCCGTCTGCGTGCGCAGATAGTCCGTCCCGAACCACTGATCCGAGTAAAACTGCGCGATGGTCCAGAGCGCCTGCAGGGCCATCGTCGTCAGAACCGCAAAGAAGAGGGCGAACCGACGGCTCAACTCGACCGACGAGAACGCCTCGAGTTCGGCGACCGCGACGAGCGCGAGCGTCGCCACGGCGAGATACGCTGCGGTTTCGGACGGGAATCCGGAACCGCCCGCAATCGTGGCGAGTGCGGCGACCGAAAGCAACGGCCACGAAACGATTGCGGTCCAGTCGCGGGCCGCCACTGCCGGCGCTGCTGCCACGGCCGCGACGAGGAGTTCGAATCCACCCCAGAACGGAACGTCCGTGAACAGGCTCTCGAGACCGTCCACTGCCACGGTACCGGTCAGTAGCCACGCGATGACGGCGTTCGTCTGCTCGTCGTGAACGAGCCCTTCGAGCACCATCCGAACACTAGTGACTGGGCCACTAAAATCCGTAGCTCTCCGTTCAGCCGAGACGGGTCGGCGGCGCTCGGGTCGTGTCGGTCGACAATCGCCGCCACTGACGCGTTTCCCTCGACCGGTTTCCGCCAGTCTCGTTCAGAGACGTGCCACGATAGTCCTCCAAACGCACGTAGTTCCAGTCACGGCGGCGGCATCTAACCCAACGAGTTGGGTATCGATATTCGAATTAATTATTTTCTGATGCTAATATCTACGTCCGATCGAGTACTATCACACCCCATGAAACGGCGTGACATCCTCGTCGGTAGCGGCCCGTTCGTGATCGGCACCGTTGCTGGCTGTGTCAGCAGTATTCGACCGACCGGCACTCACGGTGAAGCAGCGCGTGTCCACTTCGAAGAAATAGCGGGCGAGTACGTCGTTTCGATTCGGAACGAACTGACAGTAGCAGTAACTGCGGCGGTCGTCGTGACTGCTGCAAACGGGCAGACGGCGGAAGAGACCGTCTCGGCCGAACCAGATGGCGAGACGCCGGTCAGGGGCTTGTTCACGACGGGGCCGGAACCGTACACCGTGTCAGTGTCGGCCGACGGGACGACGACGGAACGGACACTGCGGCCGAGGGAGTCACCGCACGACGAGTTTCGGTACACGATCGCGTCGGACGGGATCGGTTTTCAGTCGGGATACAGACCGACATCCGATATCGTGATCTCGAACGATAGCGACGAGCGCGTCGACGTCCGAGTGACGATCAGCGATCCCGAAGACAGCGGTGACGTCTACGATCTCATCACCGTTCCGCCCGACGACGTCGTGAGCTTCCGGGACGTCTTCGCGACTGGGAGGGAGTACGGCGTCTCCGTCCGGGCCAACGGGATGAAAAAATCGACCACACACCCAAATTCGGACACCAACTCTCTCTGGATCGACGTCGAGAGACACGATCTCCGCCTCTCGTTGGCAGAACGGTGAGTCCGAAGACTGCGGTCCCGTCGTCGCTCCTGTTGCCGGTGTGATGGGTTCCGGATGGTGCGTTATTATAGTCGTTCGGTCGCTACAGTTCGGGCAATGGAACAGTACCTCGAGCTCGTCGACGCGGTCCTCTCGACTGGGACTTACAAGCCGAACCGGACCGGGGTCGACACGATTTCATCGTTCAGCGAACACTACGAGGTCGACTTACAGGAGGGGTATCCGCTGCTCACGACGAAGGAGATGGACGGCTACCGCTGGAACTCGATGCTCCACGAGGTCTGCTGGTATCTCTCCGGTGAGGAACA encodes the following:
- a CDS encoding phosphate ABC transporter ATP-binding protein, which encodes MGLDVLKATDVSLSYDHERVLGGLSLSVEPGEVVAVIGPSGVGKTTLLRILALSLRPDEGTVEFDGRDAWSVDDAERLSMRRRIGMVFQDASLFDASVERNVEYGLRVRRSWSARLRDELRSLVRSNGTADAVRESLEVVGLTDKLDQRTSSLSGGEAQRVSFARALAYEPDVLLLDEPTSDLDPRNTAVIEDAIAEARTQGIGIVVATHDMHQAERVADRVAVLLDHRLTEFGPTERIFQNPSDDRTRKFISGELVY
- a CDS encoding PadR family transcriptional regulator, which encodes MYDLTGFQRDLLYVIAGEEEPHGLAIKEELEQYYEKEIHHGRLYPNLDTLVDKGLVEKGRRDRRTNFYTLTRRGRRELEARREWEAQYVDL
- a CDS encoding MgtC/SapB family protein, whose amino-acid sequence is MNEVALQVSDAPLDETVVRMALAGALGMFLGLEREWSQKSAGIRTFSLISLLASVFTVLVTESETAIGESLLVLGGVLVIVQGVLLAVQGLLSEEGAGLSLTTSVSMLVAYGVGILVTVGFILEGVTVAVLSSLLLVLKRELHEFAWGLTHEEMRSTSEFAILAFVVYPLLPAETTVEFAGLAIPLEPKVIWLMVVAVAGIGIANYAIVTTYGGRGIAITGFFGGLASSTAVVGTMLDHVDQRPEAASYAVAAILLANAAMAARNLAIAVGFTAGSGSDILVEAIVPLGAVIVIAFVVAALTADWTESGPMELESPFSLKNALAFGAVFLVVLVFGSLAETWFGTLGFYATAVASGFVSSAGATTSAVVLYRGGQLGPAEATIAILLATVSSIVVKALLAATSTDDGFRNRVAAYSTILLVGGALASVLVVV
- a CDS encoding aminotransferase class III-fold pyridoxal phosphate-dependent enzyme — encoded protein: MDRATAVPRVDSLPGDRAVEWADYHHRLAAPSTYVYEFVWDATGEAVGPFCTDVDGNVLLDFTSHVAAAPLGYNNPALLDRLRAFDAVDPLKIAGQDFYVSGGGPPDDPEFPGPTQLMDRLVAMTDHYDMDRVFLSNSGAEAIENAIKICYARGGHRAFTFDGAFHGRTLGALSLNRSKTVHRSGFPEIPGVVSVPYPTTDREYETRWRTDGPGGNVVADALDPDRGVIDPEEVAYLILEPIQGEGGYRVAHPEFARDLEALRERHDLAVIADEIQSGVGRTGELWAVDHLDLTPDVIASGKGLRVGATISRADVFPTERGRLSSTWGAGDLIAAMQGVLTIDVIHEENLLANVRDRGEQFRSGLEDAVADGDAPGVIDIRGRGLMLGLEFDTKRRRDAVLEAAFQRGLLTLGCGYKTLRLLPPLDVTEREIDLGLGLLLETIDDVAAETA
- the purD gene encoding phosphoribosylamine--glycine ligase — encoded protein: MREHVLLIGGGGREHAIARALEDSEAELYACAGNKNPGIARIAADFETVETTDPEAVVEYAESVDATIAVVGPEAPLEAGISDALEAAGVYPFGPKRDDARIETDKAFQRRFMRDHEVPGNPDFETFDDAEAACTFIDEYGGDLAIKPAGLTGGKGVKVVGDQVTAEEGKAYIRESDYDRIVLEERLIGEEFTVQAFVANGEFRTAPAVQDHKRAYEGDEGPNTGGMGSYSDATNELPFMTEEDYDDAVSIIEATVDALDDYRGILYGQFMLTAEGPKVIEFNARFGDPEAMNTLPVLETDFLEILTTARDGDAPPELEFAERATVCKYAVPAGYPTDPEAGAKVQVDEESAGDALLYYASVDQRDDGIYTTTSRSFALVGVADSIGEAEAIAEDALAVAGEEGLHVRHDIGKADLVQRRIDHVNELRGE